A portion of the uncultured Bacteroides sp. genome contains these proteins:
- a CDS encoding AraC family transcriptional regulator, with amino-acid sequence MGQLETLSYSGIFLSCFSNDHSSCVHATKDHTLVYLYSGELIIEENERKITIKPGECFFIRRNHRIMMYKNHFGEEQYKGITLTFKRNLLRDFYNKMDRNEIPENSARPDESIFHISSRPDIKSLFESLTPYFDSNIQPTQEVVNLKLQEGIYSLLNTDKKFYSILFDFTEPWKIDILDFLNENYMDELTMEEIASYTGRSLATFKRDFAKVSDITPQKWLINKRLEVAYDKIKNQNKKVSDVYVEVGFKNLTHFYAAFKKQFGFSPRK; translated from the coding sequence ATGGGACAATTAGAAACATTAAGTTATTCTGGCATTTTCTTGTCGTGCTTTTCTAACGATCACAGTTCGTGTGTTCATGCGACTAAAGATCATACATTAGTTTATCTATATTCAGGCGAACTCATTATTGAAGAAAATGAACGCAAAATTACAATTAAACCTGGTGAATGTTTTTTTATACGGCGTAACCACCGCATTATGATGTATAAGAATCACTTTGGCGAAGAGCAATATAAAGGAATAACACTGACTTTTAAACGTAACCTGCTACGTGATTTTTACAATAAGATGGATAGAAATGAAATACCTGAAAATTCAGCCAGACCTGATGAGAGTATTTTTCATATTTCTTCCAGACCTGATATAAAAAGTCTCTTTGAATCTTTGACACCTTACTTTGATAGTAACATCCAACCAACACAGGAAGTCGTAAATTTGAAACTACAAGAAGGCATTTATTCATTGCTAAACACAGACAAGAAGTTCTATTCAATCCTTTTCGATTTTACCGAACCATGGAAAATAGATATACTTGATTTTCTAAATGAAAATTATATGGACGAACTGACAATGGAGGAGATTGCTTCTTATACAGGACGGAGTTTAGCCACATTTAAACGTGACTTTGCTAAAGTAAGTGATATTACTCCTCAAAAATGGCTTATAAATAAGAGATTGGAAGTAGCATACGATAAGATAAAAAACCAGAATAAGAAAGTTAGTGATGTATATGTAGAAGTCGGATTTAAAAATCTCACTCATTTTTATGCCGCTTTTAAAAAACAGTTTGGCTTTTCTCCCCGGAAATAA